Proteins found in one Cobetia sp. L2A1 genomic segment:
- the dapC gene encoding succinyldiaminopimelate transaminase, translating to MNPDLDQLKPYPFETLAKLREGVVPNPALEPIALTIGEPRHAPPEFVLDTLREHIMGVAKYPAIGGIPELRTAIAQWLDKRFSLNVTPDIERQVLPVTGTREALFSFIQATLDRTRPARVLVPNPFYQIYEGATLLAGGEVTYLPCPAENGFRPDYAAVPADVWRDTQIVFICSPGNPTGAVTPLADFQQLIRLADKHDFLIASDECYSELYLDEATPPPGLLEACAAMGRDDYTRCVVFHSLSKRSNLPGLRSGFVAGDGEVIRRFRHYRTYHGCAMPLHHQYASIAAWNDEAHVLANRDAYREKFTAVTDILAPVMDFPTPEASFYLYPAVPGGDDAAFTRELLREEAVGVLPASYMAREVDGVNPGTGRIRLALVAELAQTVEAAQRLRRFVERIR from the coding sequence ATGAATCCGGATCTCGACCAGCTCAAGCCCTATCCGTTTGAAACCCTGGCCAAGCTGCGAGAAGGCGTCGTGCCCAACCCGGCGCTGGAGCCTATCGCGCTGACCATCGGTGAGCCGCGTCACGCGCCGCCAGAGTTCGTGCTCGACACCCTGCGTGAGCACATCATGGGCGTGGCCAAGTATCCAGCCATTGGCGGCATACCCGAACTGCGCACAGCCATCGCACAGTGGCTTGATAAGCGTTTTTCGCTGAATGTCACGCCCGACATCGAGCGACAGGTTCTGCCGGTCACCGGCACCCGTGAAGCGCTGTTTTCCTTCATTCAGGCCACACTGGATCGCACGCGCCCAGCACGGGTATTGGTGCCGAACCCCTTCTATCAGATCTACGAAGGCGCCACGCTGCTGGCCGGCGGTGAAGTCACCTACCTGCCCTGCCCCGCTGAAAACGGCTTCCGTCCTGACTACGCGGCGGTACCGGCCGATGTCTGGCGTGATACCCAGATCGTCTTCATCTGCTCACCGGGCAATCCCACGGGTGCGGTGACACCGCTGGCCGACTTCCAGCAGCTGATTCGCCTCGCGGATAAGCACGACTTTCTGATCGCCTCTGATGAGTGCTATTCAGAGCTGTATCTCGACGAAGCCACCCCGCCGCCGGGTCTGCTGGAAGCCTGCGCCGCCATGGGTCGCGATGATTACACACGCTGTGTCGTGTTCCATTCGCTTTCCAAGCGCTCCAATCTGCCCGGCTTGCGCTCTGGCTTCGTGGCCGGCGATGGCGAGGTGATCCGTCGCTTCCGTCATTACCGCACCTATCACGGCTGTGCGATGCCGCTACATCATCAGTACGCATCTATCGCCGCATGGAATGACGAGGCGCATGTATTGGCCAATCGCGATGCCTACCGCGAGAAATTTACCGCCGTGACCGACATACTGGCCCCAGTGATGGACTTCCCGACGCCCGAAGCCAGCTTCTATCTCTACCCCGCCGTACCGGGTGGTGACGATGCTGCTTTTACGCGTGAGCTACTGCGTGAAGAGGCCGTCGGTGTTCTGCCCGCCAGCTATATGGCCCGTGAAGTTGATGGCGTGAATCCAGGCACCGGGCGCATTCGCCTGGCACTGGTGGCCGAACTGGCACAGACCGTTGAAGCAGCACAGCGCCTACGTCGCTTCGTGGAACGCATTCGCTGA
- the trxB gene encoding thioredoxin-disulfide reductase produces MSNVVRHERLIILGSGPAGYTAAVYAARANLKPLLITGLQMGGQLTTTTDVDNWPGDDAGVQGPELMERMRRHAERFETEVLFDHINDVTLGERPFLLKGDNGSYTCDALIIATGASAQYLGLPSEQQFMGQGVSACATCDGFFYRNQEVVVVGGGNTAVEEALYLSNIASKVTLVHRRDSLRAEKILQDKLFDKVENGNMAIEWHHALDEVLGDNTGVTGVRLRQVESGATKDLSAMGVFIAIGHRPNTSLFEGQLEMQGGYLKVQSGLEGNATQTSIPGVYACGDVMDHVYRQAITSAGTGCMAALDAERYLDGLVA; encoded by the coding sequence ATGAGCAACGTCGTCCGTCACGAACGCCTGATCATTCTCGGCTCCGGCCCTGCGGGTTACACCGCCGCCGTCTATGCTGCGCGCGCCAATCTCAAGCCGCTGCTGATTACCGGCTTGCAGATGGGTGGGCAGCTGACGACCACCACTGATGTCGATAATTGGCCGGGCGATGATGCCGGTGTCCAGGGGCCTGAGCTGATGGAGCGCATGCGTCGTCACGCCGAGCGCTTCGAGACCGAGGTGCTGTTTGACCATATCAATGACGTCACCCTCGGTGAACGTCCCTTCCTGCTCAAGGGCGACAATGGCAGTTACACCTGTGATGCGCTGATCATCGCCACTGGTGCCAGCGCTCAGTATCTGGGCCTGCCTAGCGAGCAGCAGTTCATGGGGCAGGGCGTGTCGGCCTGTGCGACGTGCGATGGCTTCTTCTATCGCAATCAGGAAGTCGTAGTCGTCGGTGGCGGTAATACTGCCGTTGAAGAAGCGCTCTATCTGTCCAACATCGCTTCCAAGGTGACGCTGGTACATCGCCGTGACAGCTTGCGTGCCGAGAAGATTCTACAGGACAAGCTGTTCGATAAAGTCGAGAACGGCAATATGGCAATCGAGTGGCACCATGCGCTGGACGAGGTGCTGGGCGACAACACCGGCGTGACCGGTGTGCGTCTGCGACAGGTCGAAAGCGGTGCCACCAAGGATTTGAGCGCCATGGGCGTGTTCATCGCCATTGGCCATCGCCCGAATACCAGCCTGTTTGAGGGCCAGCTTGAGATGCAGGGCGGTTATCTCAAGGTGCAGTCCGGTCTGGAAGGCAATGCGACGCAGACCAGCATTCCCGGCGTATACGCCTGTGGCGATGTGATGGACCATGTCTATCGTCAGGCCATCACCTCTGCCGGCACCGGCTGCATGGCAGCACTGGATGCGGAGCGTTATCTCGATGGCCTTGTCGCCTGA
- a CDS encoding cold-shock protein: protein MSSKTLFRCFIISVLLALPAPLLIAVFITLTGGELAEILNHALSIEGFELAYGAAAVAVFVLLLVATLAIPALSPRTAAMAEVEDDDREIGEVKWFNVNKGYGFVTRESGEDVFVHFRAIRGKGHRTLAEGQKVRYHIISNERGLQADDVTVIT from the coding sequence ATGAGTTCCAAGACGTTATTCCGTTGTTTCATCATCAGCGTGTTGTTGGCATTGCCGGCACCGTTGCTGATCGCTGTTTTCATTACTCTGACCGGTGGTGAGTTGGCTGAAATCTTGAACCATGCACTGAGTATTGAAGGGTTCGAGCTAGCCTACGGTGCTGCCGCGGTCGCAGTCTTCGTTCTGCTGTTAGTTGCAACACTGGCCATTCCTGCGCTGTCACCGCGTACGGCTGCCATGGCTGAAGTCGAAGACGATGATCGTGAGATTGGCGAGGTCAAGTGGTTCAACGTCAACAAGGGTTATGGCTTCGTGACTCGTGAGAGCGGTGAAGATGTTTTCGTTCACTTCCGTGCTATTCGTGGCAAGGGTCATCGTACGTTGGCTGAAGGTCAGAAAGTGCGCTATCACATCATCAGTAATGAGCGTGGCCTGCAGGCGGATGATGTCACTGTCATCACCTGA
- a CDS encoding [protein-PII] uridylyltransferase gives MLLHHYHFVEREALYDAVTFDRELATTKMPIPLFKRALAQVQERLETRFKAGADIRDLIHGRARALDRLLTIAWQRQTWPDAGIALLAVGGYGRGELHPHSDIDLLLLLEQDDDTPYREALSAFITFLWDIGLEIGQSVRSLNDCEREARADVTVITNLLESRVIAGPQRLREAMRERLATEHLWPAEAFFEAKWQEQITRHHKFANTEYHLEPNIKSSPGGLRDIQMIGWVAKRHFGVERYDNLVELGFMNDAELRILSQGQAFLWQVRFALHMLAGRAEDRLLFDHQRAIAELFGFIDTPEHLAVEQFMKRYYRHVTALAGLNDMLLQHFDEAILRRDEPVSVVALNPRFEIRNGYISLREEGVFRRRPAALLELFLLMAQHPEIEGVRADTIRALRDHRHQIDDAFRDDVRNQSLFMELMRSGGNIPRVLKRMSRYGILGKYLPAFGRAVGLMQHDLFHVYTVDAHTLRLLKVVQEFRVPDAEDEFPVAAALIRELPKLELLWIAGLYHDIGKGRGGDHSEIGALEIEDFAQRHALSLRDTRTLSWLVRHHLLMSMTAQKQDIADPEIITRFAEIVGDEMHLDYLYVLTVADINATNPSLWNGWRASLLRQLHMETRRALRRGLEHPPERHEWIAETREEALSLLIGMGTTRSDAEALWTSLGDDYFVRYAPSEVAWHTQGILARQANPQYDANGEPLPLVLTSAPTEEMTEGGTKVFIHTRSVDNLFAATAAALEQLGLSIHDARIATSSHNWTLNTFILLDDDGEPIRDATRLADIRTHLVEELDDPDDYSVIVNRHTPRQLKHFRIAPRITLSQDYTNGRSVLEVVASDRPGLLARIGRVFMEHEIAIDAAKIVTLGERVEDIFFITDRAGDPITDPEQQERLRDALTEVLEVGERG, from the coding sequence ATGCTCCTGCACCACTACCACTTCGTCGAACGCGAAGCGCTTTACGACGCTGTCACCTTCGATCGCGAACTGGCCACGACGAAGATGCCCATCCCGCTGTTCAAGCGGGCATTGGCGCAGGTGCAGGAGCGGCTTGAAACCCGCTTCAAGGCAGGCGCCGACATCCGTGATCTCATTCATGGTCGTGCCCGTGCGCTGGATCGCCTGCTGACGATTGCCTGGCAGCGACAGACATGGCCGGATGCCGGTATCGCCTTGCTCGCCGTCGGCGGTTATGGCCGCGGCGAGCTGCACCCTCATTCTGATATCGACCTGCTACTGCTACTGGAGCAGGACGATGACACGCCCTATCGCGAGGCGCTGTCTGCCTTCATCACCTTCCTGTGGGACATCGGTCTCGAGATCGGCCAATCAGTACGTTCGCTGAATGATTGCGAGCGTGAGGCACGCGCGGATGTCACCGTGATCACCAACCTGCTCGAATCACGCGTTATCGCCGGCCCTCAGCGGCTGCGCGAAGCCATGCGTGAGCGACTGGCTACCGAGCACCTGTGGCCAGCAGAGGCCTTCTTCGAGGCCAAGTGGCAGGAGCAGATCACCCGTCACCACAAGTTTGCCAACACCGAGTACCACCTCGAGCCCAACATCAAGTCATCCCCCGGCGGCCTGCGCGATATCCAGATGATCGGCTGGGTCGCCAAGCGTCATTTCGGGGTTGAACGCTACGACAATCTTGTGGAACTGGGCTTCATGAACGATGCCGAGCTGCGCATCCTCAGTCAGGGCCAGGCCTTCCTGTGGCAGGTACGCTTTGCGCTGCACATGCTGGCCGGCCGCGCTGAGGACCGCTTGCTGTTCGATCATCAGCGAGCTATCGCCGAACTGTTTGGCTTCATCGACACACCGGAGCATCTCGCGGTCGAACAGTTCATGAAGCGCTACTATCGTCACGTCACTGCACTTGCTGGCCTCAATGACATGCTGCTGCAGCATTTCGATGAGGCCATCCTGCGCCGAGACGAGCCAGTCAGTGTGGTGGCGCTGAATCCTCGCTTCGAGATCCGCAATGGCTATATCAGTCTGCGCGAGGAAGGCGTGTTCCGACGTCGCCCTGCCGCGCTGCTGGAGCTATTCCTGCTGATGGCGCAACACCCGGAGATTGAAGGCGTGCGCGCCGACACCATCCGGGCGCTTCGCGATCATCGCCATCAGATCGACGACGCTTTCCGCGATGATGTGCGCAATCAAAGCCTGTTCATGGAACTGATGCGCTCCGGCGGCAACATCCCTCGCGTGCTCAAGCGCATGTCGCGCTATGGCATCCTTGGCAAGTATCTACCGGCCTTCGGCCGTGCCGTCGGCCTGATGCAGCACGACCTCTTCCACGTCTATACGGTAGATGCCCATACGCTACGCCTGCTCAAGGTTGTGCAAGAATTCCGCGTCCCGGATGCCGAAGATGAGTTTCCTGTCGCAGCAGCGCTGATCCGTGAGCTGCCCAAGCTAGAGCTTTTATGGATTGCCGGGCTCTATCACGATATCGGCAAGGGACGCGGCGGCGATCACTCAGAGATTGGCGCGCTGGAAATCGAAGACTTTGCACAACGTCATGCGCTCAGCCTGCGTGACACCCGCACACTGAGCTGGCTGGTACGCCACCACCTGCTGATGTCGATGACGGCACAGAAGCAGGATATCGCCGACCCTGAAATCATCACCCGCTTTGCTGAAATTGTCGGCGACGAGATGCATCTGGATTATCTCTATGTGCTGACAGTGGCTGACATCAACGCCACCAACCCATCGCTATGGAATGGCTGGCGGGCTTCACTGTTGCGCCAACTGCACATGGAAACCCGCCGCGCGTTGCGTCGTGGCCTGGAGCACCCACCGGAGCGTCACGAATGGATTGCCGAAACGCGTGAGGAGGCGCTCTCTCTGCTGATCGGCATGGGCACCACACGCAGCGATGCCGAAGCGTTATGGACCAGCCTCGGCGATGATTACTTTGTGCGTTATGCCCCGAGCGAGGTGGCGTGGCACACCCAAGGCATTCTCGCGCGGCAAGCCAATCCTCAGTACGACGCAAACGGCGAGCCACTGCCGCTGGTATTGACGAGCGCGCCGACCGAGGAGATGACCGAAGGTGGCACCAAGGTCTTTATCCATACCCGTTCGGTCGACAACCTGTTCGCTGCCACCGCGGCCGCACTTGAGCAGCTGGGCCTGTCGATCCACGACGCGCGTATCGCCACCTCCAGCCACAACTGGACGCTCAACACCTTCATCCTGCTGGATGACGATGGCGAGCCAATCCGCGACGCCACGCGCCTGGCTGATATCCGTACGCACCTGGTCGAGGAACTCGATGATCCAGATGACTACTCGGTGATCGTCAATCGCCATACGCCACGCCAGCTCAAGCATTTCCGTATCGCACCGCGCATCACGCTGAGCCAGGACTACACCAACGGTCGCAGCGTACTGGAAGTGGTCGCCTCGGATCGTCCGGGCCTGCTGGCGCGCATCGGTCGCGTCTTCATGGAGCATGAGATAGCCATCGATGCAGCCAAGATCGTCACCCTTGGCGAACGGGTAGAAGATATTTTCTTCATCACCGATCGTGCGGGCGATCCCATCACCGATCCAGAGCAGCAAGAGCGTCTACGCGATGCTCTGACGGAAGTACTGGAGGTCGGCGAGCGCGGCTAG
- a CDS encoding CPXCG motif-containing cysteine-rich protein, with protein MRDDASESPESAGLPEDDEMLDAAVEQWLAEHSAGQPDEWPGHELLESEGEGATNDALHEAEINCPYCDTPFTLFLDLGEGSALNIVDCERCCQPIQVRQQVDLVSGELNGVDIGQDDDVL; from the coding sequence ATGCGTGATGACGCCAGTGAAAGCCCGGAGTCTGCAGGACTGCCGGAAGATGATGAAATGCTTGATGCTGCCGTTGAGCAATGGCTGGCGGAGCATTCTGCTGGCCAGCCCGATGAATGGCCAGGGCATGAGTTACTAGAGAGTGAAGGGGAGGGGGCGACCAATGATGCGCTGCATGAAGCCGAGATCAACTGCCCTTACTGCGATACTCCCTTTACGTTGTTTCTCGATCTGGGCGAAGGTAGCGCGTTGAATATCGTCGACTGCGAACGCTGCTGTCAGCCGATTCAGGTGCGCCAGCAGGTAGATCTGGTCAGTGGTGAGCTGAACGGAGTGGATATCGGCCAGGATGATGATGTCTTATGA
- a CDS encoding SlyX family protein, producing MPVSLDPDLATRNEDHLEARLETLESRLAHQDDWLDTLDSTVIAQQRQIETLERLNALMAVQLRTLREQANTGGQDDDHASLQDDLPPHY from the coding sequence ATGCCAGTCTCTCTCGACCCTGATCTTGCAACACGCAATGAAGATCACCTGGAAGCACGTCTTGAAACGCTCGAGTCGCGCCTCGCCCATCAGGACGACTGGCTCGACACGCTGGACAGTACGGTTATTGCTCAACAGCGCCAGATAGAGACGTTAGAGCGCCTCAATGCCCTGATGGCAGTCCAACTCCGCACTCTGCGTGAGCAAGCCAACACGGGAGGCCAGGACGACGATCATGCGTCGCTGCAAGACGATCTCCCGCCACACTATTGA
- a CDS encoding Spx/MgsR family RNA polymerase-binding regulatory protein, translating into MHVLYGIKTCDTCRKARRALDTQGVPYRWHDLREDGLSASLLDSWLTGTPWDLLLNKRSTSWRGLNDEQRDSIDANSARTLMLEHPTLIKRPILELHLTENALDLVIGYDKAVYEPQD; encoded by the coding sequence ATGCATGTGCTCTACGGCATCAAGACCTGTGACACCTGCCGCAAGGCGCGTCGTGCCCTCGACACGCAAGGGGTGCCCTATCGCTGGCACGACCTGCGCGAGGATGGCCTCTCCGCCAGCCTGCTGGACTCCTGGCTGACAGGTACGCCATGGGACCTTCTGCTCAACAAGCGCAGTACCAGCTGGCGCGGACTGAATGATGAACAACGTGACAGCATCGACGCCAACAGCGCGCGCACCTTGATGTTGGAGCACCCGACCCTGATCAAGCGTCCCATTCTCGAGCTTCACCTCACCGAGAATGCGCTGGATCTGGTGATCGGCTATGACAAAGCGGTCTACGAGCCGCAAGACTGA
- the dapD gene encoding 2,3,4,5-tetrahydropyridine-2,6-dicarboxylate N-succinyltransferase has protein sequence MLSLALGIGTQNTTGDWLEVYYPAPLHTPNAAVAEAARKALDAPTGTTATSFLPEHCAALASALRDAGDTAQAELAESLAAAQRPLVAMFIEEDAAPQSVPEVYLKLHLLSHRMVRPHGINLTGMFGLLKNVAWTNEGAIDIEELPARRLKARLEGRTLSVDCVDKFPKMTDYVVPTGIRIADTSRVRLGAYLGEGTTVMHEGFCNFNAGTEGPGMIEGRIAAGVVVGKGSDLGGGCSTMGTLSGGGNIVIKVGEGCLIGANAGIGIPLGDRCTVEAGLYITAGTKVMVFDNEGQEVETVAARDLASQNDLLLRRNSVTGRVECLTNKSAIALNDALHAHN, from the coding sequence ATGTTGAGCCTTGCCCTCGGAATCGGCACTCAGAACACTACCGGCGACTGGCTGGAAGTCTACTATCCCGCCCCGCTTCACACGCCGAATGCTGCCGTCGCTGAAGCCGCACGCAAGGCACTCGATGCGCCGACTGGCACCACTGCCACCAGTTTCCTGCCGGAACACTGCGCCGCACTGGCAAGCGCCCTGCGCGACGCTGGTGACACGGCTCAGGCTGAACTGGCTGAAAGCCTGGCCGCCGCTCAGCGCCCGCTGGTCGCCATGTTCATCGAGGAAGACGCCGCACCGCAGAGCGTGCCGGAGGTCTACCTCAAGCTACACCTGCTGTCCCACCGCATGGTTCGTCCACACGGCATCAACCTGACCGGCATGTTCGGTCTGCTCAAGAATGTCGCCTGGACCAATGAAGGCGCCATCGATATCGAAGAGCTGCCGGCACGCCGCCTCAAGGCACGTCTGGAAGGACGCACCCTGTCCGTGGACTGTGTCGACAAGTTCCCGAAGATGACCGACTACGTGGTGCCGACCGGCATCCGCATCGCCGACACCTCTCGTGTGCGTCTGGGTGCCTACCTGGGCGAAGGCACCACCGTGATGCACGAAGGCTTCTGCAACTTCAATGCCGGCACCGAAGGCCCGGGCATGATCGAAGGCCGCATCGCTGCAGGCGTCGTCGTCGGCAAGGGCTCTGATCTCGGCGGCGGTTGCTCCACCATGGGCACCCTGTCCGGCGGCGGCAACATCGTCATCAAGGTCGGCGAAGGCTGCCTGATCGGCGCGAACGCCGGTATCGGCATCCCGCTGGGTGACCGTTGCACCGTGGAAGCTGGCCTGTACATCACTGCCGGCACCAAGGTCATGGTCTTCGACAACGAAGGTCAGGAAGTCGAGACAGTCGCAGCACGTGATCTGGCGAGCCAGAATGACCTGCTGCTGCGTCGCAATTCTGTCACCGGGCGTGTCGAGTGCCTCACCAACAAGAGCGCCATCGCACTCAACGATGCTCTGCACGCGCATAACTGA
- a CDS encoding peroxiredoxin — MSVLVGRQAPDFEAAAVLGDGTIVDNYKLSDSKGKLRVLFFWPLDFTFVCPSEIIAHDNRLAKFKELGVEVIGVSIDSQFTHHAWRKTSPDAGGIGEVGFPIVADVKHEIVQAYGIEHPEAGVALRASFLIDEDGVVQHQVVNNLPLGRNVDEMVRMVKALQFHQTNGEVCPAGWEEGQEGMKDTAEGVAKYLAGHSSSL; from the coding sequence ATGAGCGTATTGGTCGGACGTCAAGCCCCGGATTTCGAAGCCGCAGCAGTACTGGGTGACGGCACCATCGTTGACAACTACAAGCTGTCCGATTCCAAGGGCAAGCTGCGCGTGCTGTTCTTCTGGCCGTTGGACTTCACCTTCGTGTGCCCGTCTGAAATCATCGCCCACGACAATCGTCTGGCGAAGTTCAAGGAACTCGGTGTTGAAGTCATCGGTGTTTCCATCGACTCCCAGTTCACTCACCACGCATGGCGCAAGACTTCTCCGGACGCTGGCGGCATCGGTGAAGTCGGCTTCCCGATCGTGGCCGACGTCAAGCACGAAATCGTACAGGCATATGGTATCGAGCATCCGGAAGCAGGTGTCGCTCTGCGCGCTTCCTTCCTGATTGACGAAGACGGCGTTGTTCAGCACCAGGTCGTCAACAACCTGCCGCTGGGCCGCAACGTCGATGAAATGGTCCGTATGGTCAAAGCCCTGCAGTTCCACCAGACCAACGGCGAAGTTTGCCCGGCAGGCTGGGAAGAAGGTCAGGAAGGCATGAAAGATACTGCTGAAGGCGTCGCCAAGTACCTGGCTGGCCACTCCAGCAGTCTGTAA
- the dapE gene encoding succinyl-diaminopimelate desuccinylase, translated as MTDLHAPLPPRPTDLSPTLELAFDLIERPSVTPDDLDCQALMIERLEAIGFEITRLPFGDVENFWAVRGHHGPVMAFAGHTDVVPTGPEANWQYPPFSPCIDADGFLCGRGAADMKGSLAAMLTATERFVTTHPDHEGRIAFLITSDEEGPAVHGTRAVVEHLREHHERLDYCIVGEPSSTDYAGDVIKNGRRGSLGAVMRVRGIQGHVAYPHLARNPIHEAAPALTALTAEHWDDGNAFFPATSFQISNIRGGTGATNVIPGELEVVFNFRYSTELTADDLKRRTYEILEKHGLDVEIDWNLSGEPFLTPEGALVDAAVHGVARALGRKPVLSTSGGTSDGRFIATLGTQVVELGPVNATIHKIDERVLASDLDQLSSAYEHILEYLFVPATREATA; from the coding sequence ATGACTGATTTGCACGCACCGCTTCCGCCACGCCCCACCGATCTATCACCGACGCTGGAACTGGCCTTCGATCTGATCGAGCGCCCCTCCGTCACGCCAGATGATCTGGACTGTCAGGCACTGATGATTGAGCGCCTCGAAGCCATTGGCTTCGAGATCACACGCTTGCCGTTCGGCGATGTCGAGAATTTCTGGGCGGTGCGCGGTCATCATGGCCCTGTAATGGCGTTCGCTGGCCATACCGACGTCGTACCTACTGGCCCTGAGGCCAACTGGCAGTACCCGCCGTTCTCGCCGTGCATCGACGCTGACGGCTTCCTGTGTGGCCGTGGCGCTGCCGACATGAAGGGCTCGCTGGCCGCCATGTTGACTGCCACCGAGCGCTTCGTGACGACGCACCCGGATCACGAAGGCCGCATCGCTTTCCTGATCACCTCCGATGAAGAAGGCCCCGCGGTGCACGGTACACGCGCTGTGGTTGAGCACCTGCGCGAGCATCACGAACGTCTCGACTATTGCATCGTCGGCGAACCATCCTCCACCGACTATGCCGGTGACGTCATCAAGAATGGTCGGCGTGGTTCGCTAGGCGCTGTCATGCGTGTTCGTGGCATTCAAGGTCATGTGGCCTATCCGCATCTGGCACGCAATCCAATCCACGAGGCCGCACCGGCGCTGACCGCACTGACTGCTGAGCATTGGGATGACGGCAATGCGTTCTTCCCGGCGACCAGCTTCCAGATTTCCAATATTCGCGGCGGCACTGGCGCGACCAACGTCATCCCCGGCGAGCTGGAAGTCGTGTTCAACTTCCGTTACTCCACCGAGCTGACGGCAGATGACCTCAAGCGTCGTACCTACGAGATTCTTGAAAAACACGGCCTGGATGTCGAGATCGACTGGAATCTCAGCGGTGAGCCCTTCCTGACGCCAGAAGGCGCGCTGGTCGATGCCGCCGTCCATGGCGTGGCGCGTGCACTGGGTCGCAAGCCGGTACTGTCCACCTCCGGTGGCACCTCGGATGGTCGCTTCATCGCCACACTCGGCACTCAGGTCGTTGAGCTAGGCCCGGTCAACGCCACCATCCACAAGATTGACGAGCGCGTGTTGGCCAGCGATCTGGATCAGCTCTCCAGCGCCTACGAGCACATCCTCGAATACCTGTTCGTCCCCGCGACCCGAGAGGCAACGGCATGA